From the genome of Haladaptatus paucihalophilus DX253, one region includes:
- a CDS encoding SprT-like domain-containing protein, with the protein MTDDTPETPTALLDRARQHATNVAAEHFPELPVETIDWEISHRAQRQAGVTKYDPATEEITIALTWTAYEQHGWEQFSSTVRHELIHAWQYHEFGDADHGSTFTRWTDYLDTSQHCERFTTPKWWLVCEDCGGRIARYRRSKTVHNPEKYSCSQCGGAIRVEEANCH; encoded by the coding sequence GTGACCGACGATACTCCTGAGACACCAACGGCCCTCCTCGACCGAGCCCGACAGCACGCAACGAACGTTGCCGCCGAGCATTTCCCAGAGCTGCCGGTCGAAACGATCGACTGGGAAATTTCACATCGAGCCCAACGACAGGCGGGTGTTACGAAGTACGACCCTGCAACGGAGGAAATCACGATCGCGCTGACCTGGACGGCCTACGAACAACACGGGTGGGAACAATTCAGTTCGACGGTGCGCCACGAACTCATTCACGCCTGGCAGTACCACGAGTTCGGTGACGCGGACCACGGCTCGACGTTCACCCGCTGGACGGACTATCTCGATACTTCGCAGCACTGCGAACGCTTCACCACGCCAAAATGGTGGTTGGTGTGCGAGGACTGCGGCGGTCGGATTGCCCGATATCGACGCTCGAAGACCGTCCACAACCCGGAAAAGTACAGCTGTAGTCAGTGCGGCGGTGCAATTCGCGTCGAGGAGGCAAACTGCCACTAA
- a CDS encoding DUF7437 domain-containing protein, which yields MAQSAASTDSIPIAQLQTVVELLENPTLARIYTYALRSDGATVADFVTELDVPQGTAYDYVRTLEAAGLLTKQEDNRPYEFEAEPLSLTLTTNGETRTITDELVDAASRRTENEDIDVYIDRHGIDGLATALEYAREFVEGTVNHRILAREQDLLPLEAEIILQALEPVVRAHSDDE from the coding sequence ATGGCACAGTCTGCTGCCTCCACCGATTCGATACCAATTGCGCAACTCCAAACAGTCGTCGAACTACTGGAGAACCCAACACTAGCACGAATCTACACCTACGCGCTCCGTTCCGACGGCGCTACTGTCGCGGACTTCGTCACCGAACTTGACGTTCCACAGGGAACCGCCTACGACTACGTTCGAACGCTCGAGGCTGCGGGGCTACTGACGAAACAAGAAGACAACCGCCCCTACGAATTCGAAGCCGAACCGCTCTCGCTCACGCTCACGACAAATGGCGAAACGCGAACCATCACGGACGAACTCGTGGACGCTGCATCACGCCGCACAGAAAACGAGGATATCGACGTCTACATTGACCGGCATGGTATCGATGGCCTCGCAACGGCTCTGGAGTACGCTCGTGAGTTCGTGGAGGGCACCGTCAATCACCGAATCTTGGCTCGCGAACAAGATCTTTTGCCACTCGAAGCCGAGATCATCTTGCAGGCCCTCGAACCAGTTGTCCGTGCACACTCCGACGACGAGTGA
- a CDS encoding MarR family transcriptional regulator, giving the protein MPVDFESYHPTELPNENTNGRYILEFLADDPELGYRAGELAEELDLPRGSVGTTLSRLETRGLVRHKGEYWAINPEAYDAHTASLIGLETVAMQFEGDYYDENPDWDDDLPGLDDQEQESTSAEEE; this is encoded by the coding sequence ATGCCCGTTGACTTCGAGAGCTATCACCCAACAGAGCTACCGAATGAAAACACGAATGGACGGTACATCCTTGAGTTTCTTGCCGACGATCCAGAGTTAGGATACCGTGCTGGTGAATTAGCCGAGGAACTTGATCTCCCCCGTGGGAGTGTTGGAACGACACTGAGTCGACTCGAGACGCGGGGACTCGTCCGGCATAAGGGAGAATATTGGGCAATCAACCCTGAAGCGTACGATGCTCACACGGCGAGTCTCATCGGATTAGAGACGGTTGCGATGCAGTTCGAGGGCGACTACTACGACGAGAATCCAGACTGGGACGATGATCTTCCGGGTCTTGACGACCAGGAACAAGAGAGCACTTCGGCGGAGGAGGAGTAA
- a CDS encoding HD domain-containing protein, with the protein MRGPEEDEEIERAIQYLVHSFEMSGNNPKPVILHSTRVGMNLYDRGYEKPIVISGFLHDLIEDTDVTAAEIRSEFGDDVGNIVAATSFDESIDDYLEQHYDIYERCFELGRPAVVVKAVDILDNSDYYHLGGSEELRKNLIEKMDYFIGHSEPYIGDEDVYQELKNKFPIVKERLEIKPDS; encoded by the coding sequence ATGAGAGGCCCTGAGGAAGATGAAGAAATCGAACGAGCGATCCAGTATTTAGTCCATTCGTTCGAAATGTCAGGGAATAATCCAAAACCGGTGATACTCCATAGTACACGAGTCGGGATGAATCTTTACGACAGAGGATACGAGAAGCCCATCGTCATCTCCGGATTTCTCCACGATCTAATAGAGGATACGGATGTGACTGCTGCTGAGATTCGCTCGGAGTTCGGAGACGACGTTGGAAATATTGTGGCAGCCACTAGTTTCGACGAGAGTATAGACGACTATCTTGAACAACACTACGATATCTATGAAAGATGCTTCGAACTTGGACGACCTGCTGTCGTCGTGAAAGCTGTGGATATCCTCGATAACAGTGATTACTACCATTTGGGGGGGTCAGAGGAACTACGAAAGAACCTGATCGAGAAAATGGACTACTTCATCGGGCATTCTGAACCGTATATTGGAGACGAAGACGTCTATCAGGAACTCAAGAACAAGTTCCCCATCGTGAAGGAGCGATTGGAAATAAAACCCGACAGTTGA
- a CDS encoding IS5 family transposase, whose product MQALPKSRLLRFVEQAYNLARRAVACYSSKFSKRRYTLHQHIVLLCLKVRKNTTYRTLLDELIEMPRIRSAIDLEELPSPSTLCKAFDRLDMAVWRVLLNLSITLLPTNGVVGIDASGFDRSHASKHYTKRTKLTIQQLKVTLLVDTRANAILDLHVTTTRKHDSKIAPSLIKRNIGEVAILLGDKGYDDRKIRLLAREDGVRPLIKYREFLSLHKAWNARLDTDLYGQRSQNETVNSRLKRKYGAFVRSRHWWKQFRELVVGCLTHNIDKTL is encoded by the coding sequence ATGCAGGCCCTCCCGAAGTCGCGGTTGCTCCGGTTCGTTGAGCAAGCGTATAACTTGGCTCGACGAGCTGTCGCTTGCTACTCCTCAAAGTTCTCGAAACGACGGTACACACTCCACCAGCACATCGTTCTGCTCTGTCTCAAGGTGCGGAAGAATACAACGTACCGAACCCTGCTTGACGAGCTGATCGAGATGCCTCGCATTCGGAGCGCCATCGATCTTGAGGAACTCCCGTCACCTTCGACGTTGTGTAAGGCGTTCGATCGACTCGATATGGCTGTCTGGCGTGTCCTTCTTAACCTCTCGATCACGCTCCTCCCGACTAACGGTGTCGTCGGGATCGACGCCTCCGGATTCGACCGTAGTCACGCCTCGAAGCACTACACGAAGCGAACAAAGTTGACGATTCAGCAGTTGAAAGTCACACTACTCGTGGACACGAGAGCGAATGCGATTCTTGATCTGCACGTAACGACGACCAGAAAACACGACTCGAAGATCGCACCGTCGCTCATCAAGCGAAATATCGGAGAGGTAGCGATTCTCCTTGGCGACAAAGGATACGACGACCGGAAGATTCGCTTGTTAGCCCGTGAAGATGGTGTTCGTCCTCTCATCAAGTACCGCGAATTTTTGTCGCTCCACAAGGCATGGAATGCTCGACTGGACACCGACCTCTACGGCCAACGCAGTCAGAACGAGACGGTAAACTCCCGTCTCAAACGCAAATATGGTGCATTCGTCCGCTCACGACATTGGTGGAAGCAGTTCCGTGAACTCGTCGTCGGCTGCCTCACTCACAATATCGACAAGACACTCTAA